One Brassica napus cultivar Da-Ae chromosome C2, Da-Ae, whole genome shotgun sequence DNA window includes the following coding sequences:
- the LOC111198004 gene encoding trehalose-phosphate phosphatase A isoform X1, protein MEIKSGHSSPVMTDSPPISNSRLTIRQNRLPCSSAAFSENNNLLLTVPRKKTGILDDVKSCGWLDAMKSSSPPPAILNKDSISSDASYREWTQLKYPSALTSFEKITSFAKGKRIALFLDYDGTLSPIVEEPDCAYMSSAMRTAVQNVAKYFPTAIISGRSRDKVYEFVGLSELYYAGSHGMDIMSPAGESLNHEHLSRTVSVNEQGKDVNLFQPASEFLPMIDKVLCSLVEITKDIKGVKVEDNKFCISVHYRNVEEKNWTLVAQRVDYVIRTYPKLRLTHGRKVLEIRPVIDWDKGKAVTFLLESLGLNNCDDVLPIYVGDDRTDEDAFKVLRDGPNHGYGVLVSAVPKDTNAFYSLRDPSEVMEFLKSLVTWKRSMV, encoded by the exons ATGGAGATAAAATCTGGTCACTCGTCTCCTGTAATGACTGATTCTCCACCGATAAGCAACTCAAGATTAACCATTCGTCAGAATAGACTACCATGCTCATCAGCAGCGTTCTCAGAGAACAACAATCTTTTGCTAACCGTTCCCAGAAAGAAAACTGGGATTCTTGATGATGTCAAGTCTTGTGGTTGGCTCGATGCAATGAAATCTTCTTCTCCTCCCCCAGCAATACTTAACAAAGACAGCATTAGCAGCGATGCGAGTTACCGCGAATGGACG CAGCTCAAGTATCCATCAGCTCTTACTAGTTTTGAGAAAATCACGAGTTTTGCAAAAGGGAAAAGAATAGCATTGTTTCTTGATTATGACGGGACACTTTCGCCTATAGTTGAGGAACCTGACTGCGCTTACATGTCAAGTGCT ATGCGTACTGCGGTGCAAAACGTTGCCAAGTACTTCCCAACCGCGATCATTAGTGGAAGAAGCCGTGATAAG GTGTATGAGTTTGTTGGACTGAGTGAACTTTATTACGCCGGAAGCCACGGAATGGACATCATGAGTCCTGCAGGAGAATCTTTAAACCATGAACATCTCAGCCGTACTGTATCAGTTAACGAAcag GGGAAAGATGTGAATCTATTCCAGCCTGCTAGCGAGTTTCTACCGATGATTGATAAG GTGCTTTGTTCGCTTGTGGAGATTACAAAAGATATCAAAGGGGTGAAAGTAGAAGACAACAAGTTCTGCATCTCTGTGCATTACCGCAATGTAGaagaaaag AACTGGACATTGGTTGCACAACGCGTTGATTATGTCATTAGAACATATCCAAAGCTACGTCTAACACATGGCCGGAAG GTTTTAGAGATCCGTCCAGTTATTGACTGGGACAAAGGAAAAGCTGTGACATTTTTACTCGAATCTCTTG GCCTAAACAACTGTGATGATGTTCTTCCAATCTATGTCGGGGATGATCGAACAGATGAAGATGCATTTaag GTGTTACGAGATGGACCAAACCACGGTTATGGTGTATTAGTCTCTGCTGTGCCTAAAGACACCAATGCCTTTTACTCCCTTCGTGATCCATCCGAG GTGATGGAGTTTCTGAAATCATTAGTTACCTGGAAGAGATCAATGGTTTAg
- the LOC125581903 gene encoding 4-substituted benzoates-glutamate ligase GH3.12-like, which produces MSLCSDLCDKLDENVLEELTSNVKQVQDNVLEEILTLNAGTEYLRRFLHGSSDKELFKKNVPVTTYEDVKLYIGRVANGEPFDVISGKPITGFLLSSGTSGGKRKMFPRNNKYLENLKFIYFYRSLVITKHIDGLEHGKGMVFNFCTPEQNTPSGLPASSATTSFFKSDYFKNRPSYWHWSFTSPDEVILCSDNKQSLYCHLLCGIVQRDEVVKVGAAFVSILVRAITFLEKFWKEICTNIRCGHLSEWITDISCRDSVSKTLGEPNPELADLIENECNQKSWEGIIPRLWPKTKFIESIATGQMAQHIPTLEFYSNNLPLISSSYVSSETMFGINMNPLCKPQDVSYTFMPNFSYFEFLLVDAGDKVEIVDLVDVKLGSHYEPLVTNHSGLHRHKMGDVLQVTGFYNSAPQFRFVRRGNLVLSVHLEITTDEDLLNAVTHAKMVLESSNLMLIDFTSYADVSTTPGHYVLYWELKGKYNNDIAEIDNKVLVECCYVVEESLNNFYKEFRSKDGSVGALEIRVVQQGTFESLMEFFITQGASSTQYKTPICIKSSEALAILEEKVRSRFFTDKVPFL; this is translated from the exons ATGAGTTTGTGCTCTGATCTCTGCGACAAATTAGACGAGAATGTTTTGGAAGAGTTGACGTCCAATGTGAAGCAAGTACAAGACAATGTATTGGAGGAGATACTCACACTTAATGCTGGAACTGAGTATCTTAGGCGTTTTCTCCATGGGAGTTCTGATAAGGAGCTTTTTAAAAAGAACGTTCCCGTGACGACGTACGAAGATGTAAAGCTTTATATCGGCCGTGTTGCAAATGGAGAGCCCTTTGATGTTATTTCTGGGAAACCCATTACCGGTTTCCTACTAAG ttCCGGAACTTCTGGAGGAAAACGGAAGATGTTTCCTCGTAACAACAAATACTTGGAAAACTTGAAATTCATCTATTTTTACCGCTCGCTCGTTATAACCAA GCATATCGATGGTCTTGAGCATGGAAAGGGAATGGTGTTTAACTTTTGTACACCAGAGCAGAATACTCCCTCTGGTTTGCCAGCTTCGTCTGCGACGACGAGCTTCTTCAAGAGTGATTACTTCAAGAACCGACCATCATATTGGCATTGGTCATTCACAAGTCCTGACGAAGTCATATTGTGTTCAGACAACAAACAGAGTTTGTATTGTCATCTCCTGTGTGGTATAGTTCAAAGAGACGAGGTTGTGAAGGTTGGTGCCGCCTTTGTTTCTATCTTGGTCCGTGCAATTacttttcttgaaaaattttggaaagaaaTTTGCACTAATATCCGTTGTGGTCATCTTAGCGAATGGATCACTGATATTAGCTGTAGGGATTCTGTATCAAAGACCCTTGGAGAACCTAATCCTGAATTGGCTGATCTCATCGAAAATGAATGCAACCAAAAATCATGGGAAGGTATAATTCCAAGACTTTGGCCTAAAACCAAATTCATCGAAAGCATTGCGACAGGCCAAATGGCTCAGCACATCCCAACATTAGAGTTTTACTCTAACAATCTGCCTTTGATTTCTTCAAGTTATGTTTCTTCGGAAACTATGTTTGGGATTAACATGAATCCTTTGTGCAAACCACAAGACGTGTCATACACATTTATGCCTAACTTCTCATATTTCGAGTTCTTACTTGTTGACGCGGGTGACAAAGTAGAAATTGTTGATCTTGTGGATGTCAAGTTAGGGAGCCATTACGAGCCGTTGGTCACAAATCATTCTG GCCTACACAGACATAAGATGGGTGATGTTTTACAAGTGACTGGATTTTACAATAGTGCACCTCAGTTTAGGTTTGTGCGGAGAGGAAATTTGGTTCTGAGCGTTCATTTGGAGATAACTACAGATGAAGATCTTTTAAATGCGGTGACACATGCAAAGATGGTTCTTGAATCATCAAATTTGATGTTGATTGACTTTACAAGCTATGCTGATGTATCTACTACTCCAGGTCATTATGTTCTCTACTGGGAACTCAAAGGCAAATACAACAATGACATTGCTGAAATTGATAACAAGGTTTTAGTAGAATGTTGTTACGTGGTGGAAGAGTCCTTGAACAATTTTTACAAAGAATTTAGGAGCAAAGACGGATCAGTTGGAGCTCTAGAGATAAGGGTGGTGCAACAAGGAACTTTCGAATCTCTTATGGAGTTTTTCATTACCCAAGGTGCTTCTTCAACTCAATACAAGACACCCATTTGCATCAAATCTTCCGAGGCATTAGCGATCTTAGAAGAAAAAGTTCGATCTAGGTTCTTTACCGATAAGGTTCCCTTTCTTTAG
- the LOC111198004 gene encoding trehalose-phosphate phosphatase A isoform X2 has protein sequence MEIKSGHSSPVMTDSPPISNSRLTIRQNRLPCSSAAFSENNNLLLTVPRKKTGILDDVKSCGWLDAMKSSSPPPAILNKDSISSDASYREWTLKYPSALTSFEKITSFAKGKRIALFLDYDGTLSPIVEEPDCAYMSSAMRTAVQNVAKYFPTAIISGRSRDKVYEFVGLSELYYAGSHGMDIMSPAGESLNHEHLSRTVSVNEQGKDVNLFQPASEFLPMIDKVLCSLVEITKDIKGVKVEDNKFCISVHYRNVEEKNWTLVAQRVDYVIRTYPKLRLTHGRKVLEIRPVIDWDKGKAVTFLLESLGLNNCDDVLPIYVGDDRTDEDAFKVLRDGPNHGYGVLVSAVPKDTNAFYSLRDPSEVMEFLKSLVTWKRSMV, from the exons ATGGAGATAAAATCTGGTCACTCGTCTCCTGTAATGACTGATTCTCCACCGATAAGCAACTCAAGATTAACCATTCGTCAGAATAGACTACCATGCTCATCAGCAGCGTTCTCAGAGAACAACAATCTTTTGCTAACCGTTCCCAGAAAGAAAACTGGGATTCTTGATGATGTCAAGTCTTGTGGTTGGCTCGATGCAATGAAATCTTCTTCTCCTCCCCCAGCAATACTTAACAAAGACAGCATTAGCAGCGATGCGAGTTACCGCGAATGGACG CTCAAGTATCCATCAGCTCTTACTAGTTTTGAGAAAATCACGAGTTTTGCAAAAGGGAAAAGAATAGCATTGTTTCTTGATTATGACGGGACACTTTCGCCTATAGTTGAGGAACCTGACTGCGCTTACATGTCAAGTGCT ATGCGTACTGCGGTGCAAAACGTTGCCAAGTACTTCCCAACCGCGATCATTAGTGGAAGAAGCCGTGATAAG GTGTATGAGTTTGTTGGACTGAGTGAACTTTATTACGCCGGAAGCCACGGAATGGACATCATGAGTCCTGCAGGAGAATCTTTAAACCATGAACATCTCAGCCGTACTGTATCAGTTAACGAAcag GGGAAAGATGTGAATCTATTCCAGCCTGCTAGCGAGTTTCTACCGATGATTGATAAG GTGCTTTGTTCGCTTGTGGAGATTACAAAAGATATCAAAGGGGTGAAAGTAGAAGACAACAAGTTCTGCATCTCTGTGCATTACCGCAATGTAGaagaaaag AACTGGACATTGGTTGCACAACGCGTTGATTATGTCATTAGAACATATCCAAAGCTACGTCTAACACATGGCCGGAAG GTTTTAGAGATCCGTCCAGTTATTGACTGGGACAAAGGAAAAGCTGTGACATTTTTACTCGAATCTCTTG GCCTAAACAACTGTGATGATGTTCTTCCAATCTATGTCGGGGATGATCGAACAGATGAAGATGCATTTaag GTGTTACGAGATGGACCAAACCACGGTTATGGTGTATTAGTCTCTGCTGTGCCTAAAGACACCAATGCCTTTTACTCCCTTCGTGATCCATCCGAG GTGATGGAGTTTCTGAAATCATTAGTTACCTGGAAGAGATCAATGGTTTAg